Sequence from the Mytilus galloprovincialis chromosome 13, xbMytGall1.hap1.1, whole genome shotgun sequence genome:
GTTTACTTGGGATGTTGGCAAAGTATTGAGCTATTTAGAATCTCTGTACCCGTTACAAGATTTGGATTTAAAAATGTTAACTCTCAAATGTGTTGCTTTAATTGCTCTAGCATCTGCTCAAAGATCACAAACACTTGCAAGTCTTAATTTAAACTCTGTTCTCAGTACAGGCACATCATTTATATTTCGTGTCACAACTTTATTAAAGACGACACGACCTAAAAACATAGGACAAGATGTTATTATTCCTgtctttcagaaaaaagaaatTTGTCCTGTTGAAACtttaaaacattatattcacCGAACTAAAGACTTAAGAAAAAgtagtaaattgtttatttcattcaGAACTTTAAAAGCTGTAACAAGCTGTTCAATTGCCAGATGGTTAAAATTGGTACTGTCTAATGCAGGCATAAATGTGTTGAAATTTAAAGCTCATTCATACAGATCTGCATCCTCTTCTGCAGCTAAAAGAGCAGGTATATCATTAAATGATATCCTGAAAACAGCAAATTGGGCATCAGCTCAGACCTTCAAAAAGTTTTACTGTAAGGATATTGAGGTAGACAATACAAATTCAAATTATGTTCATTCAGTGTTTAATCATACTTTTACAGCCTGATCATGTTGATGCTGACAATGACTTAGAGATACAGTTCCAGGGTTTTTCTACATCAGGAGATGTACTGTCTAAGGAACTAACAGATTGGAGATGGAGGAACCATTATTCCAGATGTTGATTCATAATAGTGAATAGTGAAAGGACATTTGCGATGATATCGCGTTGCGTGTATGGACATACATAAGATTTATAAACTAGTGATGGacattattattgtttttccAATTATATTGTGTGATGCATATTGATAGACAACAAGATTAAAAGAAttaatcatatatttttattttttctgtgttGTTACAAGAATTTTTAGATGAAAGATTTGCTCTATACTGGTTCTAACTAGACTATATTGGTATTTGATGAAATTTAAAAGTATGTGGAATAAAGACTTGAGAGCAAAGACTTGTCCGTcttaaacaaaaaattgtcagaaTGATCTGATTTTCAGATTAGTTTTGTGTTGGATATCTATATTTGGTGAATTTCTTTGTTTATATCTCTGTTCAAGTTTTTTACTGGTATTGTTCATGAGATTAGTTGGTTATTAATTTccatttatttcttattctgtTTTGGAAGTTGCATTTATTGGAGCTACAAAGAGTTCACTTATTAACCTGAGCAAGCCCAGGATTATGATATATAATGTTACCTTATCCAAGCATCATTTATGATGTGAAGGATAAGGTGCATTATATGAAGAAGCCAAAGGGCTTCGAGGGTTAATATGTACCCTCCCAAATTATATAATCAGTAATACGCCCGtcccaaaaataaatatttagacCAATAAATGCCAATAGCGGCTTTGGTTATTTAAAAAGAGGCTGGTCACTACTCTGCACGGGCTTATATAGTAGTGGTCAGACAAAAAATCACTCAGCTGTGAAAAAAGGCGTGCGGCCTTGACATAAAGTAAAGGTTCACTTATTAACCCTCGAAGCCCTTTGGCTTCTTCATATAATGCACCTTATCCTTCACATCATAAATGATGCTTGGATAAGGTAACAGTTTTATGTATGAACATTCTGGAATATTTGTTTGGTAAGATATGATGAATATACATAttctaaaaaaatctatacaaaaactgatataaaaaaaaaagattttaacacTATAAAATTCATTAGAAAAAGCAAAATATGTTCATTAGTTACATGTCTTTGATTTTGcatatttcaaagttttgtacatgaaaaaaaaattaacagtttGGAAATTTAATGTATGGCATCATAGAATTAAAGAGTAGAGAGGAAAAAAGAGATAAAGCTAGTTTAAAATAAactgaataaaaattaataaatagaaGTTAATAAATTATAAAGCTGTCTTGCTagttacaaaaacaaaaagtgcTGAGTTAGTAATAAAGATTTACATTTTAACTATTGGTCCAACTACCCAATCAATGTCATTCTTGGGAAAGTAGGATTAGTCTGGAAACATTCCCAATCACCGcctttttattattgatttgaaaAGGTGCATCACTCAAATTCCCCGAAGAGGTAGTTTAATTTATAATAGTTATTTCCCTTTAGCACCAAATTAGAGGGCAACATGCACAAATTCCTTTATAAATCTACCTAATTCAACTAGTTAATCGACTGCTACTAGACTTGTTCTGGTTGAGGGAATTTCTCAGTGTTGAAGACCccttggtggccttgggctgatTTTTGCTCTTTAgcctggttgttgtctctttgacaaattacCATTTCCAAATCTTAATTTTATGGTATTTGTTTTCTGAATACCTCATATAAACCATTCCTatgatcccggagtcccgataaaggtcctccCCCCCCTTCCGCCATAGCAGCCAAGGCAAATAACTCTTGAATCAAATTTCATTAAAGGAAACTGTATATTATATGAAGCCATGTCTATGAGTTTCATTAAAAAGTATCTCATtagtaaattatttttcatgatgaGGGGATATACTATTCCATCTGGAACTATATACATGTTAGGGTCCAGTTCAGAGATACAAATTCTGATAATTGAAGAGTTCAacaaaattctgaaaaattaTCTTACTATTTACTAAGAGAAACTATAAAATTATTACAGTCCTCTTTTCTCCagatcaaaaagttaaaaaaaattctaattccTTTTTTTTAGTATGGCAATTGTCAAAGCTAGCATCAGTAAGCCATGTTAACTTTTTTACTTACTTTTTTTGATTGGctattttttcataattataaatcagACTAAATTAGTTAAATGACGTAACTTATAAATAAGTCTTAACAGCATTTTAACAAGGGGAAATATTTTGTTGGTTCTTTCCAGCAACCCTGCCATGCATCTTTTCTTTACACCAGAAGCCTATCCTTGGCACAAATTCACTATTTCCAACTACTtcctaaatttgattttaaacttaCTGAATATAACTAGCGTCAGACCCatctatgataaaaatataataaattatgaTTCATCTAGTTTTCTAAATCTACATAAATTATTCTTATATAAAAATCTACTTGGGATGAGTAAGAATGACATTGACCTTTGACCCCAATCTAATACCTATGAAGCAGCTTATAACTCCAGATAAAATGCTGAAATAGAATACACAACAATCAAGTGTCAGTGATTAAAAAGCAAAAGATGAGGAGTGTGTACTGTAAACAGCAGGTCATTTGTCAACTGGTTACAAATATTGTACCTGACTGATTAGCCTGAGAGTCCATTGATGTAGTGACCTTGAAAAGGTACCAGTGTTTCTTCAAAATATGCACTGATACCATTTTATAGAAATGTGATTATCATTCCAAGTTGGCATTTCTTGCAATAATACAAGAATTTTCTGGGCTTACAGTCATAAATTTGGGTATTGAGTTATGACCCTTGGCACTAAAATTGATTTTACAGAAATATTGAATTCAAAGGGGGAATATCCATTGTTATGTTGATTTTGTTCAAACCAATTTTAGAGACGTACCAAttcaaaaatgtttcattgaacATCATCTTCCATGAATAAATAAGTTCAAACAAATTGTGCATGAAATTTCTGTGATATATTTgataaatctttgaaaaaaaggTTATAAGTATTCTCCTTGCCAACAAAGTATcgttaaacatgataaagtatcACTAGAGTCATCCAAAAATTAATCATAAACATTATTGCAATCTTTGagaattatgaataaaaaattcaGAATTGAAATTCTTGTTAAAAATCTTTTTATTGTAATCCCTGAATATATTAATCATCATTTAAATCATTGCCAAGATAACCTCCAAAATATCAGCATTATAAACCTTGCTAACATGGTCTTCAAAATAACTTAAAATACCAAGGTATGtcttgaaaaaaattaataaagggCCAATAAATTATGGAATAAAATACAACTGGGCTGAAAAACCCTGAGTATTTCAAAGAATCTCCAAGTTTTGTAAAGTTATTAATTATAAATATGACGATATTATCATTATGATCCTTGCCAATAAAGCAGATGTGTTAATGTAATGTGAGAACCAAGCAAGCAATCAGTCAGTTTATTACAAGAGAAGGCTCCAGCAGAGAGAGAGACTCCTGACCCACAGTTACAGTATATTATAATGAAGGCATCAAGACAGATGAAAGCGTCACACAGCAAAGATGCCATACCTATCAAATGCAAAATCAAGCAAGTCTTCATAGCTGACACCCTCCGAAGTTTTGTAGTTAGCTAGCATGAGTGGTGACACCTCCTCCGAGCTACCCCTATCTGAAATATTTCTACCAGCAAGTGTTAGTGTTTTGACCCAGAAAGGATCTTTTCGGTTGTAAAATCCAAGCTGTTCTAAATTGCACTTGACtttttgaaactgaaatttgacTCTTGGAAATGTTGAAGATTTAGATGATGTGTCTATTTTTAAAGTAGATGGCGGCGTTATATCATGTCCTTCAAAAACATCATCATCTTCATCTAGACCACTATCAAATGGTTTGTCATCAATTTGGTGTTTTTTAAGGGGCGGGGGTGGAGCAGGAGGAAGAGTTCGCTCATGCTGCGTCAATTTGGAGCTCTCCGACCATGCATAATTTCTAACCAATGACTGAGGTGTTGAATGCCCATCGATGCCGCTGTCGTCAATCTGAAGTGGAAACTTTCGTTCCCTCTTGGCACCAATGGGAGTTGAATGTCTTAATGGCATCCTGGGTGGTAATGGCAAGCTATTGCCATCTCCACTAACACTGTTAGACCGGGGTGGTATAGCAGGGGCTCTAGTGGGACTTGGTAAGTTAGTTGCATCTCTTTCTTTAACATGCTGAATGGTCCCTGAATCAACGCTCATTGAGTGATGCAAAGTTGGTATCTTAACATGTAATTTAGAATTATAAGTTTTATGATTCATACCTTGACCAACACGACCTCCACGTATGGGGATAGCACCACCTCTTAACATTCTTAAAGGGTTTGTTTCCACATCTTCATCCCCACCAGTGGATGAGGACATAGCTCCTTTACCAGGAATACCTTGGGGTTCACGAATATTACGAGAATGTCCTTCCTCACTACCGCTGATTACTCCTCTTTGATGATCAAGGGAGCGTCGTATTCTACTCTCCCTTGCAAGTTTATTCATAATTTCACGAGGGGAAGGTTCAGAAAAGTCCTCCCCTACAAAAAGACTCGAAGATTTATTGTAAGAATCCCTACGAGAATCATCCTGACGATTGACTTCTGTAGCACTATTTACTGACTCAGTACCAGAatcagtatgaacattgtctgaATCAGGTTCATCAATCCTTAATACTTCTACATTGTTTTTAATGTCTTCAGAGTCACACTCTGATGTTTGTTCACTAGAAGTGTCTAAAATTTTAGGTCTATATTCATCTTCTGGTAGTTTTACTTTCAGATCATATTCTTGAGGAATTTCTGGCGGTGGTTTTTGTGGACGAGGCACAGGTTCTACTCTCTGTATGATTTCTGGTCTAGGTTTTGGAGCAGGTATTGGTATATCAGATCGTTTGCTGTCAGGCCGTGGTTTTGGAACTGGTTTCTGATGATAACTCATCTCTGTTAAttgattaaaattcatttcaGGTGGTTCTAAATCAAAGTCATCTATCATTGCAAGAGGCACCCCATATGTACTATCTTGATGTACAGGAGTAACCTCCCTTCTTTCTGGTGTAACCTCTCTTTTcattggagttatttccctttttgcaGGAGTAATTTCTCTTTTTGCAGGAGTTATATCTCTCTTTGCAGGAATTATTTCTCTTTTTGCAGGAGTAATTTCTCTTCTAACTGGAGTTAACTCCCTTTTGACAGGAGTTACCTCTCTTTTAGGTGGAGTAACTTCCCTTTCTTCAGAGGAGTATGAAGTACCAGATTTTTCCTTCACAGAACCTCTCATAACTAACTGGTTATAAGCCTCCATTGCTCCAGGAGGAACACTTTCTACTTGATCTGCTTTATTTTTGATCTCCTCTGAGAAAGTACGTTGACGATCAAGTTTCGGACTACGTTTAAATGAGAATTTGAATCTTGATCCATTCTGTGGTGACCCTGAATCACTTTCTGAATCTGACTGATATTTATCAGGTGACGAAGGTTCTTGTGAAGATGACATATGAGAACGAGAACTTAATTCATTTGCCATGGCGATAGCATCATCTATCATTTTTTCATCAGATGCTGACATTGGTTTGACCTTGGCTTGTTTTCGTGGTTCTGGTTTCGGAGGCTCCCTGTTTCGAGGTTCCTGCAAGGCAAAAATTGAACATGCATAGTGATTACATAAATAGATACATGCTGTCTATAATAAAGATATTTTCATATACTCCAGACTTGATTATACTGAAGAAAAGCTGAAGATAATTTCTATAAGAAGAATATAATAATTACCCTATATCCCTTTTCTCCTAATGAgaatatacaatatttatatgtGAATGTattgtatatgtaaaaaaaaaagattatttaattCAGATTTATGATTTTTCAATCTGTCCATTCATCGATTGCTTGTATAGATTTATTGTTCCTTGTACGTCAGAGATTGTAAATTGAGCAACAGCAACATGCAATGCCATGCACATAATGATCACAGTTGAATATtttttgtgtatgtttttttaaagttttttttttctatcttataTCATAATACACTTTTTTAAAGCAAATTAAAGAGAAATATATGTTTCATTccatataatttaacaaaattttgcaGAGAAGAAAGATTGAACAGCTATAGCTATTAAGAGGAAGTAGAATTAGAGGCAGACATACTAGTCTAGGTGGTTGAACAGGAAGTGGTGGTGGTGGTGATTTTGATCCTCTCCCATTGGTCATCAGTTTAGGAGGCGATTCATGTTGAGGTGTTGTAGTTGCTGATGAATCATTTGAAGATGAGTTTGCCAACTTTGCCTCTTTGTCGTTTATTGCTTTCAATACTTCATCCATAAATGAAGGTCCGAAATCAAAAGAACTCTGTAAAATGTCAAGTTTTataattaaatatcaataaaaaaaaaaatttggtaaaTATACAGAAATGACATTTCAGACGGCAAtcttataacaacaaaaaaaacaacaaacaaaaacatgtagAGATCAGTGAAAGTTATTTAATAATAGACTATGCTTGCTGTGATATGGACAAATTATGAATAAATGTCAATACATTTAatgatttgcatttttttttaaatcaaaatcgcaatatttttctcaaaaacaaaaatttaattgtgTTTTATCTTATAACTAATGGTCTTGAATCAGGGAAGACTTGTGCCCACGTAAAACTGATTTTAACACCCATCATACGTTTTGCCTGTCCCTAGTCTGGTTATCTGTACCTTCCATTTTTAGTTGTAGTCTTTGTATTCAACTTTTTGGAGGAATCTGTATTGAAGGTTTatgtgattttttatttcattatctaATATTTTTGGTGATGTCTATTATAGTTTTTTTTGGCATTATCTaatttatcttttattaattACAGTGTATTCTGTTTATCCATCACACAAGAGGACCAGAAAAAAAGTTTGATTAAGCAGAGTattggaatactcaggtttttttcTGCAAAGATAGGCATATTTTGGGATAGCCCTAAGATGTTATGAGTCAAGGCATATTTTGGGATAGCCCTAAGATGTTATGAGTCAAGGCATATTTTGGGATAGCCCTAAGATGTTATGAATCATAGAATGTTAGTACAAACGTTtatatatgatttgttttttcATACCGACATGTCAGGCATTTTGAAGTCAGCAAATATAGAATCATCATCTATATCTTGATACTGGAAATCTCCACTATCGACCTCGTCTGTCCTTGTTACATATTGACTGTCTATAGATTCCTGACTTATCCAGGAGTGACCATTAGTACCCAGAGATCCATTCATATTATGTCCATTTTCATCTCTATTAAGACTCACAGTTGATATCCGACTTTCACCTTCTTTCCCTGGAAGATAGATCATAATCATAATTACTTACTATAATTGTAATTACTTCTTTCCTTTCAATAATCTATCCAGGttgtattttctatttttgaaCATCCATAAACTATATGGCCCTGTATTAACATGATTTTTTCATAGCATTTTCAAATTGACATATTTTAAGATGGATGTCTTTTTATCCTAAGCATGGAATTCTTTTTTCTATTAATCCTTAATTTCTCAATaattttttcaacattcatttcaaataaaatatatcttcaaATTCTGGTTATCACATCTACAATCTTAATAGATCACCATTAATTTCTACCCatacaataaatacaaaaatttaaagtaaatgtttctgTTTTAGGGTCTTTATGCTATGCAGACATATTTACAACAAAGGcttattttcattgttgaaagctaTACTGTGACCTGTATTTGTTGACTTTTATGTcaatttggtctctgatggagagtagtctcattggcaataatagctcatcttcttatttttacattagaatgttgttgtttttttctgcatattacaaaatgtataataaattATATCATAATGAAATATCTTTTATATGATTTTGCAAAATCTAAATACCAACCTGTACTAGCAACTTTGACTGGCAGTTTGTCGTAATTATCACCAATGAAACCAACATCACCGAAAATAGCACCATCGTAACCAATATGCCCTGTGTGACGAAGGTCATTCTGTGGACCACTGATCATCTCAGCATTGAACCGCCTTAATGACTTCCTGTTTGATTctgcaataaataaataataattttaatatattatggagatttttttatttaatgtttgaaGTCAAGTTCCTGAAAAGTAAAATGTAAACAGAAACAGAAATTGCTAAAAAcggaaaataaaattttattttaatgacatttttcAACAGAAATTGACGAAACtgattaataaaattaagtttcgAAATATTTCCTTTTACATACattgagaataaaaaataattcttatattAGTTTTAAAACTGATTAAATCATGTGTTAGCGTTGACTGTGTCATTGCATATTTCTGTGTATTATTTAAGCATGTGGCCATTCCCATACAATGGAAGCAATATCTGTGGTACAATATATACCTTTAAACCTGTGTCATATAACTATACATGTGTTTCATATTTatgtaaatatcaaataaaatatatgaggTTTACAGCTTTAACAATCTATAACATATGACAATTTCCttggaaaaaaaattgacttGGTATGAAAGCCCTTTGGTCAAAATTTATAAGAACAGAATTTACAGTGATACAGGAGTATCTTTAATGATGAACAGTAATATCTGTCTAAATTAACTGTATCCCTTGCTCAGGACTTTGTTTGGCATAGACACTAGTGTCCACATTTTACTGGTTTAATTACTACAGAATGTTCTTATTACACGAGATCAGATGGTTTAAATCAGTTAGTTttcactgttaaaatatttctctAAATTCTTAATAATTGACATCTTTTTATAACCCTGAACCTGGAAGTAACCTGTTAGTTTGGAAAAGGTCAAGGATCAGATATAGGGTTCACTCCATTCTAATGTAATTAGTAGAACAGCATGAAGCTTATTTTAGCTCACTTGAATTAATTATAATCAGTTGCAGTTAGCATAAAGCTTtttccttatttatttttaaggTTTCAAATTTCACATTTGGACATTATTCCGTTACTTTGCTGTTTAAAATCTGAGATGCAATGAACTTGAATTTTATTGACAGTTCAATAAACTGATAGCATTAAAACCTACACcatataccgtatagcgggttatttttgcAGGGTGTtaattttcgcggatagaacaaagTCTCCTAAATTAATTCCGCCAAATTAAATGTGTACAtacaaaggtattgataaaagttttgaatccgccaaaatattttgtataccttattcaatgaaaatcgcgaaattttacaccctaAAAAATAACTCACTATACGGTATAAGTTTAGTGAATGTAAcatccatttttactgaactCACGACAGAACAAATTTtgttttaggggccagctgaagccagCCTGTGGCTGTGGGATTTTCTTGCTATATTGAATACCAATTGGTACCCCTTGGTTGTTTTCTGCCCTTTGGTCAGGTTATTTCATGTGACATCATTTCTATCTTTAAAAGCCCATGCCCCACAGACAGATGATCTATTTTGGAGCTGAGACTCAGTTGTCAAAATTATGGTCCATTCTATCTAAGTATCTAATCAGGAGATCATGCTGCTCCAACTTGTTGAGGACCTGATTAATGACCATATTTTAAGTGATATTCTAATTTTTTGGCATTATGTGATAAGTCATAAGCTGTTGTCAATATTTTGTTATAGAAGCCACACTACACATCTATTTGTCCCTTCTCCAATCTTACCTTTCTTACCACCCTTTTTGGGGGATTTTTCTTTCTTGTCTGATTCTATAAATAGTATAACcaatcaaattgtaaaaataaagattttggcATAATTGGGGTCTATTGTAGCAAATAGGAGTTAAATCAAAATAGGATTATTCACTACAAAGCATctagctaattttttttttaaatacaacaaaaagtaaaatcttttATTCAGGAATTAATTGTAATATCTATTCctaattttttatcattaaaaatttGCAATTCTTTAAAATGATTGTTTTCTTATTTGCATTTTGGATACTTGTAGTAAATGTCTGTAGAATTTAACTCCTCTATTTAAATATATTCAATGTCTAAGTATGTAGAATACTAAACTACttataatattgtatttataaaaatgtaaaattaaagacTCGGCATGCTGGCATAGTTTCATTATATGACTGACAGTGGCTCTCTGCCAGCATGCAAAAGGTGCTCTTGTGCTGAAATAAATACTATTATGAAATGCATATACATCAAGCAATGATATGATTCTATTCTACAGTATAAATTGTAAGACCCTAAATTCCCAGCTTATaaaaagaagagaagaaaacttctaaatacagtataagaaaatcaGAATAAAAAATGAAGCATATCTAGATAGTAGTATTCCTTTTATCTAACTAAATAACCTAAATGCTTAAAAAATTTGGCTTgcaaaaaaaaccatacaaattGGTAATAAATGCAAGAAATAATAAAATCCAATATTAGTGTTATAAAAGGAACAATTGAATGTATaagagtaaaaaaatattaatgtaaataaaGATGATAGGCAAATATGTTCATAAAAATTACCcaaaaattttattataaatctCTTTAAAAAATTCCACAGCATGAAAGCAAAATTGAGTAAAATCAAAGGACAGGTACACTGATGATTTTATTGAGTGATCTATTTCATCATCTAAGTGATAGTAAGTCCTTGACTTATATTTTAGACTCATGTCTGGGTTCAACTTGAGGAAGTTCCAATTTGTTATCAGTATTTCTTGAAGATACTCATAGCAGTTTGTGGATAAAAGCATGATTATGATGTGTAACATTTTCTagcatttttgttcttttttcttaCCTTTCCTTACAAGTTTGACCATAGGTTGGTCTGAGTCagctttttcttttttagagTCTACATGAAAAATTTACTATTTATTTGGGGTTTCCAAATGGAAATTAAACCAATTTTGTTAATAGATAATAATAAGAAATCAAATATACTTGTTCACAAATAATTAagtgtaaaatttcattaatctgtaagacatttaaaaaaattattataacaaTTTAGACAAAATTTTCTagtaaaagaaagataactctattaTGAAAAGGGTCATAAAAAACAGGTGCACTGTATTTTTGGAAGTTTTTTAATGTGCATCTTAATCCTCTCTTAAATGGAGCTCTTCCCCTTAAACCacaattatcatttaaaaaaattgccattttcatttgaattgtgtTTTCAGTATGGCAAGCTGGGATAAAAGCAAGATAATGATTTGCAACATTTCCGAGCGGCTTTTTCTTACCTTTTCTTGAAAGTTTGACTTTAGGTGTGTCcaattctttttcctttttagagTCTATATGAAATAAGGATATTTTGTCTTTCACTTTTGGACTGATATTTTTAATAACCATTCACACAAAAAACCATGAATTTACCAAATTTTAATCattgaaaaataagttaatttCTATTTCTTTGTTATATTCAATACAATAATCTatagtttttgatttttgttgattTAAAGTTCacttcaaaaatgttaaaattagaAAAACGTGAAATGAAAGTTAAGGCTAATATATATTACTTTGTGAAAAGTGGTGTGTGAGAGCTTACCTTTTCGACTGAGTTTAATTTTAGGTGTATTTGATTCCTGGTTTTCTCTTTTAGAGTCTATGAAAACAAAGGAGTGCAAA
This genomic interval carries:
- the LOC143056612 gene encoding uncharacterized protein LOC143056612 isoform X25, translated to MTTEKSLLEFMEEAELDHYYQALKDQLKINAIHQLKYVEEEDLNDIGMTKPEMRRLKKMYKKEFPAGALGKLKKAILTRSGGDIGRSLSPSPPEQRSPRPSSYIRPPCKQIIPANSIQINKTLGEGEFGIVQQGLWTTETGEKVQVAIKCLTKEKMHTGTTEFLKEANIMQNVDHENIVRMYGVVLDKDDSLMLVTELAPMRSLLECLKEQSLRTDFPLPRLCDFAQEICDGMSYLESKRLIHRDLAARNILVFSKSKVKISDFGLSRALGIGKDYYQSNFSLNLKLPIAWCAPECINYLKFTSASDIWAFGVTLWEIFTYGFQPWAGLTGQQILESIDAPNCQRLERPDLCPKEYYQIMTKCWEHDPERRPLFSELFVMLPQMRPTQVKAMKDFPEVVVPKDFLYYKSYDVIYVLDKNPEDCPKSGFWKGVLGNGKCGYFDPANVMPIIEHKNSPSVSKSISRKDSKRENQESNTPKIKLSRKESDKKEKSPKKGGKKESNRKSLRRFNAEMISGPQNDLRHTGHIGYDGAIFGDVGFIGDNYDKLPVKVASTGKEGESRISTVSLNRDENGHNMNGSLGTNGHSWISQESIDSQYVTRTDEVDSGDFQYQDIDDDSIFADFKMPDMSSSFDFGPSFMDEVLKAINDKEAKLANSSSNDSSATTTPQHESPPKLMTNGRGSKSPPPPLPVQPPRLEPRNREPPKPEPRKQAKVKPMSASDEKMIDDAIAMANELSSRSHMSSSQEPSSPDKYQSDSESDSGSPQNGSRFKFSFKRSPKLDRQRTFSEEIKNKADQVESVPPGAMEAYNQLVMRGSVKEKSGTSYSSEEREVTPPKREVTPVKRELTPVRREITPAKREIIPAKRDITPAKREITPAKREITPMKREVTPERREVTPVHQDSTYGVPLAMIDDFDLEPPEMNFNQLTEMSYHQKPVPKPRPDSKRSDIPIPAPKPRPEIIQRVEPVPRPQKPPPEIPQEYDLKVKLPEDEYRPKILDTSSEQTSECDSEDIKNNVEVLRIDEPDSDNVHTDSGTESVNSATEVNRQDDSRRDSYNKSSSLFVGEDFSEPSPREIMNKLARESRIRRSLDHQRGVISGSEEGHSRNIREPQGIPGKGAMSSSTGGDEDVETNPLRMLRGGAIPIRGGRVGQGMNHKTYNSKLHVKIPTLHHSMSVDSGTIQHVKERDATNLPSPTRAPAIPPRSNSVSGDGNSLPLPPRMPLRHSTPIGAKRERKFPLQIDDSGIDGHSTPQSLVRNYAWSESSKLTQHERTLPPAPPPPLKKHQIDDKPFDSGLDEDDDVFEGHDITPPSTLKIDTSSKSSTFPRVKFQFQKVKCNLEQLGFYNRKDPFWVKTLTLAGRNISDRGSSEEVSPLMLANYKTSEGVSYEDLLDFAFDREKNCEEVEMMRSVFKNEISVEDCQQALTETKWIVPMAIKYVKLKQLLSAQLGDITLCKEALMACDWDVQRAANHVLSNLSSPEIIDV
- the LOC143056612 gene encoding uncharacterized protein LOC143056612 isoform X18; the protein is MTTEKSLLEFMEEAELDHYYQALKDQLKINAIHQLKYVEEEDLNDIGMTKPEMRRLKKMYKKEFPAGALGKLKKAILTRSGGDIGRSLSPSPPEQRSPRPSSYIRPPCKQIIPANSIQINKTLGEGEFGIVQQGLWTTETGEKVQVAIKCLTKEKMHTGTTEFLKEANIMQNVDHENIVRMYGVVLDKDDSLMLVTELAPMRSLLECLKEQSLRTDFPLPRLCDFAQEICDGMSYLESKRLIHRDLAARNILVFSKSKVKISDFGLSRALGIGKDYYQSNFSLNLKLPIAWCAPECINYLKFTSASDIWAFGVTLWEIFTYGFQPWAGLTGQQILESIDAPNCQRLERPDLCPKEYYQIMTKCWEHDPERRPLFSELFVMLPQMRPTQVKAMKDFPEVVVPKDFLYYKSYDVIYVLDKNPEDCPKSGFWKGVLGNGKCGYFDPANVMPIIEHKNSPSVSKSISRKESKRENGDAKIKLSRKESKRESGSSFFSNIRLSRKESDKKEKSPKKGGKKESNRKSLRRFNAEMISGPQNDLRHTGHIGYDGAIFGDVGFIGDNYDKLPVKVASTGKEGESRISTVSLNRDENGHNMNGSLGTNGHSWISQESIDSQYVTRTDEVDSGDFQYQDIDDDSIFADFKMPDMSSSFDFGPSFMDEVLKAINDKEAKLANSSSNDSSATTTPQHESPPKLMTNGRGSKSPPPPLPVQPPRLEPRNREPPKPEPRKQAKVKPMSASDEKMIDDAIAMANELSSRSHMSSSQEPSSPDKYQSDSESDSGSPQNGSRFKFSFKRSPKLDRQRTFSEEIKNKADQVESVPPGAMEAYNQLVMRGSVKEKSGTSYSSEEREVTPPKREVTPVKRELTPVRREITPAKREIIPAKRDITPAKREITPAKREITPMKREVTPERREVTPVHQDSTYGVPLAMIDDFDLEPPEMNFNQLTEMSYHQKPVPKPRPDSKRSDIPIPAPKPRPEIIQRVEPVPRPQKPPPEIPQEYDLKVKLPEDEYRPKILDTSSEQTSECDSEDIKNNVEVLRIDEPDSDNVHTDSGTESVNSATEVNRQDDSRRDSYNKSSSLFVGEDFSEPSPREIMNKLARESRIRRSLDHQRGVISGSEEGHSRNIREPQGIPGKGAMSSSTGGDEDVETNPLRMLRGGAIPIRGGRVGQGMNHKTYNSKLHVKIPTLHHSMSVDSGTIQHVKERDATNLPSPTRAPAIPPRSNSVSGDGNSLPLPPRMPLRHSTPIGAKRERKFPLQIDDSGIDGHSTPQSLVRNYAWSESSKLTQHERTLPPAPPPPLKKHQIDDKPFDSGLDEDDDVFEGHDITPPSTLKIDTSSKSSTFPRVKFQFQKVKCNLEQLGFYNRKDPFWVKTLTLAGRNISDRGSSEEVSPLMLANYKTSEGVSYEDLLDFAFDREKNCEEVEMMRSVFKNEISVEDCQQALTETKWIVPMAIKYVKLKQLLSAQLGDITLCKEALMACDWDVQRAANHVLSNLSSPEIIDV